In Toxoplasma gondii ME49 chromosome X, whole genome shotgun sequence, a single genomic region encodes these proteins:
- a CDS encoding hypothetical protein (encoded by transcript TGME49_215020) yields MLRLQLAPERVLSPAVSAHTPRLPLRFCSKLDGLLAARPIPPACAARGDDADFTTEAPASLRELQGRLSSLKTARAGFPRSVAPLTLLDASISRLSSLHTYSEASSRPAHLSSLSRAVRRPSPLASETPPSPGTPSAPSTLSPVLRRSSLSSFSSSLSPAFDSSLSFRSSPFVSSSRASSSVASSPGSGDAAARGRKTRRVFSGTGGLVEDGDQPFRANCGGEDRRVWRFPRRPPGGESWRTVFASHGMRHLAELYDGSGSPAEEAREKEAKLNWFALGRVVDQNRGRHLAGYTVPYKFRIIDPISVAKSVPKNLGQLNRRTQTGDQYVDFSQNRFPVLNTAENFRYWKDRGLDRLLPRVFPLKLPAHRRVDPLLREYIFFLHSMDPARFSIRKLGERYGLKERTVELICREFSVAEFLRRTELATPYTRRVSREKAVLRMKEALFSLKLGYDQLGDEDLDEQEEHEFRGFRSTQDWIQRQNIEVEMMSAFPLPAKRNPLPKRVDVDVTVHNTPKLKVMNWIDPNDKVVF; encoded by the exons ATGCTGCGACTGCAGCTGGCGCCCGAGCGCGTGCTCAGTCCTGCGGTGTCTGCGCATACACCGCGACTTCCCCTTCGTTTTTGTTCGAAGCTGGACGGCCTCTTGGCAGCGCGTCCTATCcctcctgcatgcgccgctcGCGGGGACGACGCGGACTTCACGACAGAGGCGCCAGCCTCTCTGCGGGAGCTCCAGGGGAGGCTCAGTTCTCTGAAGACTGCACGCGCCGGTTTTCCGCGTTCTGTCGCTCCTCTCACTCTTCTCGACGCCTCGATTTCTCGCTTATCCTCTCTCCACACTTACTCTGAGGCGTCGTCGCGTCCAGCgcatctctcctctctctccagagctGTCCGGCGaccctctcctctcgcctcagAGACGCCTCCCTCTCCTGGAACTCCCTCGGCGCCTTCGACGTTGTCTCCTGTTCTGCGGCGTTCCTCcctgtcttcgttctcttcttctctctctcctgccttcgattcttctctctcgtttcgctcttcgccgtttgtctcttcctctcgtgcctcgtcttctgtcgcttcaaGTCCTGGTTCCGGAGATGCCGCTGCGCGAGGACGAAAGACTCGGCGAGTTTTTTCGGGGACGGGAGGCCTCGTGGAGGACGGCGACCAGCCGTTTCGCGCGAATtgtggaggcgaagacag ACGAGTCTGGCGCTTCCCGCGCAGGCCGCCTGGAGGCGAGAGCTGGCGGACCGTCTTCGCTAGTCACGGCATGCGTCACTTGGCGGAGCTCTACGACGGCTCAGGCTCGCcggcggaggaggcgcgggagaaggaggcgaagctgAACTGGTTCGCGCTCGGCCGCGTCGTCGACCAGAATCGCGGCCGGCACCTCGCTGGCTACACCGTTCCGTACAAGTTCAGAATCATCGATCCCATCTCAGTCGCGAAGTC aGTCCCGAAGAATCTCGGCCAGCTCAACAGACGCACGCAAACCGGCGATCAATACGTGGACTTCTCGCAGAACCGTTTCCCTGTGTTAAATACTGCTGAAAACTTCCGTTACTGGAAA gATCGCGGTCTCGACCGTCTCCTACCACGGGTCTTTCCCCTGAAGCTCCCCGCCCACCGCCGCGTTgatcctcttcttcgagagtacattttctttctccattcCATGGACCCTGCGCGGTTCTCGATCCGGAAGCTAGGAGAACGCTATGG acTGAAGGAAAGAACTGTCGAACTGATTTGCCGGGAATTCTCGGTCGCCGAATTCCTCCGACGCACCGA actaGCGACGCCGTACACGCGCAGAGTCTCgcgggagaaggcggtgCTGCGAATGAAAGAAGCGCTCTTCAGTCTTAAGCTTG GCTACGACCAGCTGGGAGACGAGGATTTGGATGAGCAAGAAGAGCACGAATTTCGAG GCTTCCGGAGCACGCAGGACTGGATTCAGCGGCAGAACATCGAAGTGGAGATGATGTCTGCCTTTCCCCTCCCCGCGAAACG aaATCCCCTGCCCAAGCGCGTCGACGTGGACGTGACTGTACACAACACACCCAAGCTGAAGGTGATGAACTGGATCGATCCGAACGACAAAGTTGTCTTCTAG
- a CDS encoding hypothetical protein (encoded by transcript TGME49_215030), translating to MACRFSRPPQEKKSALATAFPIQRLSGRFLPPSALLENLAVPLLFAVCTHQTVLLPGAAARGSRCFVFLPWLLLEANWGALRAPASLPESFSCSLCIEKAKQRKRGEQTKDEQQRETHREADRKKEQRTQTGASRDSGKERGSSPTRPLRHGAKEGGDRGRGREGDEWRDGRERCVTEERGSGTGGRARERCEREEGRSRNSGKSVGAAAAIRAAREAADSIEKRLGFDPASDIVRKRGDALKASLRVALQRRKPSLPSSSCSSSDRLSPPSASSSSSPSSSSSSSSSSSSSSSSSSLSSSSPQPPSAPSWPFLFSPAFAFGASGGSACWPVSLPGGCAPQRILVALESRATAVAAAQELARVRGVALGAEVGLAVRFAFCSSEATRLLFTTHALLLRHLLRDPLLLGCRLLLLEVPHVRAAPVDLLLGLLKKITERNPFLRLVLLLPDHAADADAVRLLQRGFDARDPRDLSWRRHRRNGRLRNAAETKGDRDASNRTATVRDAADDNQGDKGAHRDDTDNADEDARRDDPDDSEEETGDTGEESKCLSGQAAFETRWALAGGIPRSSVSSEPRKRRWDVRADGSCAYNTAELQRLHQLAYGNTVQVEFIAPTDAAALPLSSLSASSSSPDSPSLPASSAGPPTVSSRPTSACSSAASVSHGSPASSSSAAASASSSLSASLAAVSSERSFASAAGRLARCGGVTEARQVREETEELQFAGGISETGPRESKRRKTGEAETGSARERDQTEKQAEGRLLARERSSERASGETQPAAVDGGEQRSLSGARRNAEDGATREKRGTTSGRGLDTGEARRRTASVATLSSDSSSEEAASVFSNASSVTSDGPAQDAESVEDSDASRSSEAERLAKKEKKGKGKNKKAKKKERKQKKRKKKLERARERTPWVSSSLPKETVLLSSDDDRVLSSFSEDECILLEPDAFLPSGKLRCPRPPVPPALLPSISSSSSSSASSSASASSSCVSPVEAATAALCAAVERASLLQHGEPEGDFVGRRGSKKSKRTVARRRAVKMQQRKLKSLESQLRAGEACVILGRSPSGSWKDLRSESPARLPSERRASDMERPSEETDQVWGEKRGRQDTERDRRHVIEFTTAGVHRRSFSERGSACSDGGSDEATEDGGERQTHQISAGNQRVPLGAEAKSRVGGPSSSSSSSSSSSSSASSASSSASSASSASSSSSSFSSSASASRVSAADSGFDRQETQGRRKVRSPLFFPTCKHARQWRTPCVLSLEEPLFPVSIFYLRERGSDLLACLVDTVLGLHLKEGKKVKGDFLLFLPSNSAVVVVQKRLREAAEKLLASTETAVGIDIVRLSDADPFLPVLPSSLASASASRRVFLTASLLPPPLPSEADVERLQKVEELKDAVFPQITTVVDCMYTRRFVSHPSHPDLSVSALIPIDRGSALLRANAAGNVRPGAACYRLLPRHGQSVSWLLSPREDNEEEAPEVQLGIGGAAAARGHAQAEEAKVTTDSRLPLFPVPDLLLQPLLPSLLLLFSLGFSSLSSLPLLAPPQPSAVRLAMAQLRALQAITREDDREETERRSQGEDTGDRCGEAARSGVDKRRRKRNGPVLWTLTEPLGRMMGEITMKPQIVRLLYVSSQETASCSVECLTLAALLSLPSPFLSPEAVAALSPASSSLSAASAALRRAKQRLRLVKQILGVVGGDLLTRYNAFQQWQLHRERLGNWAKNHCLNEDVLAKVPAVVAYLRRCMQTFNLPLVSCGGDGLQVQKAICASFFLNCAFREENGLYSLLTPANAASHGLLVSSMDGDLSDPPSLPRLALHPSSVLANAPPPWLVFVSAQRKRDADGNAVFLMQDVTAIDPEWLPEVAGHHFCSLREA from the exons ATGGCTTGTCGCTTCTCGAGGCCGCcacaggagaagaagtccGCGCTCGCCACAGCATTCCCCATTCAGCGTCTCTCCGGCCGCTTCCTGCCGCCGTCCGCGTTGCTCGAGAACCTCGCCGTTCCGCTCCTGTTCGCTGTATGCACACACCAAACAGTGCTTCTCCCCGGCGCCGCCGCGCGCGGCAgtcgctgcttcgtctttcttccatGGCTGCTTCTGGAAGCGAACTGGGGGGCGCTACGAGCTCCGGCCTCTCTTCCTGAGTCCTTCTCCTGTTCCCTCTGCATCgaaaaggcgaagcagcggaagcgaggagagcagacgaaggacgagcaacagcgagagacgcacaggGAAGCAGATCGCAAGAAGGAACAGCGAACACAGACAGGAGCATCTCGCGACAGCGGCAAAGAGCGAGGCTCGTCGCCTACTCGACCTCTGCGTCACGGAGcgaaagagggaggagacagaggacgaggaagggagggagacgaaTGGAGAGATGGGAGGGAGAGATGCgtcacagaggagagaggaagcggaacaggtggacgcgcgagagagagatgcgagagagaagaagggagatCTCGAAACAGTGGCAAGTCCGTCGGTGCGGCCGCGGCCATTCGCGCAGCCAGGGAAGCTGCAGACAGCATAGAGAAGCGCCTCGGATTCGACCCGGCAAGCGACATCGTTCGAAAGCGTGGAGATGCTTTGAAGGCTTCCCTACGAGTTGCCTTGCAACGACGGAAGCCTTCcttgccttcctcctcttgctcgtcttccgaccgtctctctcctccttcagcttcctcgtcttcctctccctcttcttcctcttcctcttcttcgtcttcgtcttcctcttcttcgtcttcgtctttgtcttcttcttctcctcagcCGCCGTCTGCACCTTCTTGGCCATTTCTGTTTTCCCCTGCGTTTGCTTTCGGAGCGTCTGGGGGCTCTGCATGCTGGCCCGTGAGTCTCCCTGGAGGCTGCGCGCCCCAGCGCATTCTCGTCGCGCTCGAGAGTCGCGCGACCGCGGTCGCGGCGGCGCAGGAGCTGGCGCGCGTTCGCGGTGTCGCGTTGGGCGCCGAAGTTGGCCTCGCTGTGCGCTTTGCCTTCTGTTCGAGCGAGGCTACGCGGCTTCTCTtcacgacgcatgcactgctgCTCCGCCACCTTCTGCGAGACCCGCTGCTCCTCGGCTGtcgcctgcttctgctgGAAGTTCCGCACGTCCGCGCCGCTCCTGTCGATCTGCTCCTGGGCCTGCTGAAGAAGATCACGGAAAGAAATCCTTTTCTCCGACTTGTGCTCCTTCTGCCTGACCAtgccgcagacgccgacgCGGTCCGCCTCCTCCAGAGAGGCTTCGACGCGCGCGATCCCCGCGACCTGTCGTggcggagacaccggagaaacGGACGGCTACGCAACGCAGCCGAaacgaagggagacagagacgcaagcAACCGAACTGCGACAGTCCGAGACGCTGCAGACGACAAccaaggagacaaaggcgcaCACCGAGATGACACAGACAACGCTGACGAAGACGCCAGAAGAGACGACCCCGATGatagcgaagaagagacaggagacacaggagaagaGTCCAAATGTCTTTCAGGTCAAGCTGCCTTTGAGACTCGCTGGGCCTTGGCTGGGGGAATTCCGCGGTCCAGCGTCTCCTCAGAGCCTCGCAAGAGACGGTGGGATGTGAGGGCGGACGGCTCTTGCGCCTACAACACTGCTGAGCTTCAACGGCTTCACCAGCTCGCTTATGGAAACACTGTTCAGGTCGAATTCATTGCTCCAACTGATGCAGCagctctccctctttcttcgctctctgcttcctcgtcttccccggattctccgtctctgcctgCGTCTTCAGCTGGTCCTCCTACAGTGTCTTCTCGTCCGACTTCTGCTTGTTCctccgctgcctctgtctcccatgggtcgcctgcttcttcttcgtctgcggctgcttctgcttcttcttcactttcggCTTCTTTGGCCGCTGTGTCTTCAGAGAGGTCGTTTGCCTCTGCTGCTGGGCGTCTCGCGAGGTGTGGTGGTgtgacagaggcgagacaggtccgcgaagagacagaggagctgCAGTTCGCGGGAGGCATCTCGGAGACAGGACCGCGAGAGAGCAAGCGGAGGAAgaccggagaagcagaaacaggcaGTGCGCGAGAACGCGAccaaacagagaagcaggcagAGGGGCGCCTTTTAGCTcgcgaaagaagcagcgaacgCGCGAGCGGCGAGACGCAGCCTGCCGCGGTCGACGGGGGAGAGCAAAGGAGTCTCTCGGGAGCGAGACGGAACGCGGAAGACGGTGcaacgagggagaaacgcggaacaACGTCTGGGAGAGGCCTGGATACAGGGGAGGCACGACGACGGACGGCCAGTGTCGCTACACTCTCTTCGGACTCgtcgagcgaggaagcggcctctgtcttctccaaTGCAAGCAGTGTAACGAGCGACGGTCCAGCGCAAGATGCAGAAAGCGTCGAAGACTCCGATGCCTCGCGTTCGAGCGAGGCCGAACGGCtagcgaagaaggaaaagaagggaaaggggaaaaacaagaaggcgaagaaaaaggagcgaaaacagaagaagagaaagaaaaagctcgagagagcgcgagagcgaaCACCCTgggtttcctcttcgctcccCAAAGAGACTGTCTTGCTCTCGAGTGACGACGATCGagtgctctcttctttctccgaaGACGAATGTATCCTCCTTGAACctgacgcgtttctccccagTGGCAAACTACGCTGTCCTCGACCCCCCGTTCcgcctgctcttctcccATCCAtatcgtcttcctcttcttcttccgcttcttcctctgcgtctgcctcttcttcctgtgtgtctccgGTGGAAGCAGCCACAGCCGCGCTCTGTGCTGCGGTGGAGCGAGCGTCGTTGCTTCAGCATGGCGAGCCGGAAGGCGACTTTGTGGGGAGGCGAGGGAGCAAGAAAAGCAAGCGCACTGTGGCGCGTCGGAGAGCCGTGAagatgcagcagagaaagctGAAGAGTTTAGAGAGTCAGCTTCGAGCGGGAGAGGCTTGCGTGATTTTGGGGAGGAGCCCCAGCGGTTCGTGGAAGGACTTGCGGTCTGAGTCTCCTGCGAGGCTCCCGAGTGAGCGGCGCGCCTCAGACATGGAGAGGCCgtcggaggagacagaccaagtgtggggagagaagcgcgggaGACAGGACACCGAGAGAGACCGGAGACATGTTATCGAATTCACAACCGCGGGAGTCCACCGCCGATCCTTTTCCGAGAGgggcagtgcatgcagtgacgGCGGAAGTGACGAAGCGACCGAagatggaggcgagagacaaacgcatCAAATCTCGGCCGGCAACCAGAGGGTGCCTCTCGGAGCCGAGGCAAAGAGTCGTGTGGGGgggccttcttcttcctcttcatcttcttcctcttcatcttcttctgcttcgtctgcctcttcttctgcttcgtctgcatcttctgcttcgtcttcatcgtcttctttttcctcttctgcctctgcttctcgcgtttccgcCGCCGATTCGGGATTCgacagacaggagactcAGGGCCGTCGGAAagttcgttctcctctcttcttcccgacATGCAAGCATGCGCGGCAGTGGCGGACACCCTGCGTGCTCTCTCTGGAAGAGCCTCTCTTCCCCGTCAGTATTTTCTACCTGCGGGAGCGGGGCTCCGACCTCCTTGCCTGTCTGGTTGACACGG TGCTTGGCTTGCACCtgaaagaagggaagaaagtAAAAGgagactttcttctctttctcccctcaaACTCAGCAGTTGTGGTGGTTCAAAAACGCCTTCGGGAGGCCGCCGAAAAACTCCTTGCTTCTACGGAAACTGCCGTCGGCATCGACATCGTTCGACTCTCCGACGCAG ATCCTTTCCTGCCCgtcttgccttcttcgcttgcgTCTGCATCTGCCTCGCGCCGGGTGTTTTTGACGGCTTCGCTGCTGCCGCCGCCCCTGCCGTCGGAGGCGGATGTGGAACGTTTgcagaaagtggaagagctGAAGGACGCCGTCTTCCCGCAGATCACCACCGTCGTGgactgtatgtacactcggCGGTTCGTGAGCCACCCGAGCCACCCGGACCTGTCTGTGTCGGCGCTCATCCCGATCGACAGAGGCTCCGCGCTGCTTCGCGCGAACGCGGCGGGCAACGTGAGGCCCGGAGCCGCTTGCTATCGTCTGCTTCCACGACATGGACAGAGCGTCTCTTGGTTGTTGAGTCCGCgcgaagacaacgaagaagaagcaccCGAGGTGCAGCTCGGCATCGGAGGAGCCGCTGCGGCGAGGGGGCACGCACAGgccgaggaagcgaaggtgACCACCGACTCGCGGCTGCCTTTGTTTCCAGTGCcggatcttcttctccagcctcttctcccgtcgctgcttctgctcttctctctcggattctcgtcgctgtcgtcgcttcctctgctcgcgCCGCCGCAGCCTTCCGCCGTGCGTCTCGCGATGGCGCAGCTGCGAGCTCTGCAGGCAATCActcgagaagacgacagagaagaaacagaaaggagaagtcAGGGAGAAGACACGGGAGATCGCTGTGGGGAAGCTGCCCGCAGTGGCGTTGACAAACGGCGGCGAAAACGAAACGGCCCAGTGCTTTGGACTCTCACGGAGCCTCTTGGAAGAATGATGGGGGAAATCACCATGAAACCGCAAATCGTTCGACTTCTCTACGTCAGCAGCCAAGAG ACCGCGAGCTGCTCCGTCGAGTGTCTCACCCTCGCTGCGCTGCTCTCACTCCCCTCGCCATTCCTGTCTCCTGAAGCTGTCGCCGCGCTATctccggcttcttcgtctctctccgccgctTCCGCGGCACTCCGcagagcgaagcagaggctGCGTTTAGTGAAGCAGATTCTCGGAGTGGTGGGCGGCGATCTGTTAACTCGGTACAACGCGTTTCAGCAGTGGCaactgcacagagagagactcggaAACTGGGCGAAAAACCACTGTCTAAACGAGGACGTCCTTGCCAAAGTCCCCGCCGTCGTCGCCTACCTgcgcaggtgcatgcagaccttCAACCTGCCGTTG GTCAGCTGCGGCGGAGACGGCTTGCAGGTCCAGAAGGCGATTtgtgcctctttcttcttgaaCTGCGCCTTCCGAGAAGAAAATGGCCTCTACTCTCTCCTGACTCCCGCGAACGCTGCGTCGCATGGTCTGCTTGTTTCGAG CATGGACGGCGACTTATCGGATCCACCCTCGCTccctcgtctcgctctccatcCTTCCTCTGTGTTGGCCAATGCCCCGCCGCCGTGGCTGGTTTTCGTTTCG GCGCAGCGGAAGCGGGACGCAGACGGCAACGCTGTTTTTCTCATGCAAGACGTCACGGCCATTGACCCTGA GTGGCTGCCGGAGGTCGCGGGTCACCACTTCTGTTCTCTGAGGGAAGCCTGA